From a region of the Methanolinea sp. genome:
- a CDS encoding DUF5518 domain-containing protein, whose protein sequence is MAAKRSFWPGITIGFLVMVLLGSLPVLGPAIGGFIAGIIARGGAWGGAAAGFFSGLISAIIFSFLNAIGGGLPFGTPEFIPAMAIGLYVVVLTLYFGIFAFLGGLTAGAIVK, encoded by the coding sequence ATGGCTGCGAAGCGATCGTTCTGGCCGGGGATCACTATCGGCTTTTTGGTGATGGTGCTCCTCGGCTCCCTCCCGGTCCTCGGCCCGGCCATCGGGGGATTCATCGCCGGCATAATAGCACGGGGAGGCGCCTGGGGCGGGGCCGCCGCAGGGTTTTTTTCGGGTCTCATATCGGCAATCATCTTTTCTTTTCTCAACGCCATTGGAGGAGGACTCCCCTTCGGGACTCCGGAATTTATTCCGGCAATGGCAATCGGGTTGTATGTCGTGGTCCTTACCCTCTATTTCGGGATCTTCGCCTTCCTGGGTGGGTTGACCGCAGGGGCGATTGTAAAATGA
- a CDS encoding 23S rRNA (pseudouridine(1915)-N(3))-methyltransferase RlmH, with translation MQIAIVAVGKVREQFIRTGLQVYASRLAPCHKLTFIDLPEERIPDRASGREKAGIMHATWERFLLHGPRPAVTIALDQGGDLLSSEELASRLKGYELEGKGSLAFLIGGPLGLPDAVRTKADSVLSLSPMTFPHQLVRLILVEQLYRAACINRNIPYHK, from the coding sequence ATGCAGATCGCCATAGTCGCCGTGGGGAAAGTCAGGGAACAGTTCATCAGGACCGGGCTGCAGGTCTATGCATCCCGCCTCGCACCCTGCCACAAGCTGACGTTCATCGATCTTCCCGAAGAGCGTATACCGGACCGGGCATCCGGCAGAGAGAAGGCCGGGATCATGCATGCCACGTGGGAACGGTTCCTGCTCCACGGTCCCCGGCCTGCGGTAACCATCGCCCTCGATCAGGGAGGAGACCTCCTCTCGAGTGAGGAACTTGCTTCACGGCTGAAGGGATACGAACTGGAAGGGAAGGGATCCCTTGCCTTTCTCATCGGCGGTCCGCTCGGACTGCCCGACGCGGTCCGCACGAAGGCCGATTCAGTGCTCTCCCTCTCGCCGATGACCTTCCCACACCAGCTGGTCCGGCTCATCCTGGTCGAGCAGCTCTACCGGGCAGCGTGCATCAACCGGAACATCCCATACCACAAGTAG
- a CDS encoding TIGR04084 family radical SAM/SPASM domain-containing protein, with protein MFYHLILTDECNLCCTYCRGKAFDALAGGEKDMEIDMSLPPDFSCDLCDLYRFLQKDPCPCITFYGGEPLMRMDLIRTIMDTAPVRRFMIQTNGTMLGQLGPSYVNRMENILVSIDGPRKITDANRGPGTFDRVIRNVREIVCGGYTGELVARMTVAEGTDIREAVRFLAKNEHHSFDSIHWQIDADFSGDSSMRDFARWLDSCYIPGVRNLVRDWVGVMETEGRVLRWYPFLQTTLDLLQDRPSRLRCGCGYANYTILTDGHIAPCPVMVGMKDTYVGHIRTADPANLPVCEMTGPCRQCDIFSFCGGRCLYADIARPWPPGEKAVICRSIRDLKDSLSSALPGIRELIRSGTIGIEDFSHTRYNGCEIIP; from the coding sequence ATGTTCTATCACCTGATCCTGACCGACGAGTGCAACCTCTGTTGCACGTACTGCCGGGGAAAAGCCTTTGACGCGTTGGCCGGGGGCGAAAAGGACATGGAAATCGACATGTCGCTCCCGCCCGACTTCTCCTGCGACCTCTGTGACCTCTACCGGTTCCTCCAGAAGGACCCGTGTCCCTGCATCACGTTCTACGGGGGAGAGCCGCTGATGAGGATGGATCTCATCCGGACCATCATGGACACCGCCCCGGTCCGGCGTTTCATGATCCAGACCAATGGAACGATGCTTGGTCAGCTTGGCCCTTCGTATGTCAACAGGATGGAGAACATCCTCGTATCCATTGACGGTCCACGGAAAATAACCGATGCGAACCGTGGACCGGGGACCTTTGACCGGGTGATCCGGAACGTCAGGGAGATCGTATGCGGTGGATACACCGGCGAACTGGTTGCCAGGATGACGGTTGCGGAAGGGACCGATATCAGGGAAGCGGTCCGGTTTCTTGCCAAAAACGAGCACCACTCATTTGACTCCATCCACTGGCAGATCGATGCCGATTTTTCGGGAGATTCGTCGATGCGGGACTTTGCACGATGGCTTGACTCATGCTATATCCCCGGGGTCAGGAACCTTGTACGGGACTGGGTGGGCGTTATGGAAACCGAAGGCCGGGTCCTCCGCTGGTACCCCTTTCTCCAGACAACGCTCGACCTCCTCCAGGACCGGCCGTCCCGTCTCCGCTGTGGCTGCGGGTACGCAAATTACACCATACTGACCGATGGGCATATCGCTCCCTGCCCGGTGATGGTCGGGATGAAAGATACATACGTGGGACATATCAGGACCGCGGACCCGGCAAACCTCCCGGTATGCGAGATGACCGGGCCGTGTCGACAGTGCGATATCTTCTCCTTCTGCGGGGGCCGGTGCCTGTACGCGGACATCGCACGCCCCTGGCCTCCTGGAGAAAAGGCAGTCATCTGCCGATCGATCCGCGATCTCAAGGATTCGCTCTCCTCTGCACTTCCAGGAATCCGCGAATTGATCCGGTCAGGGACGATTGGGATCGAGGACTTTTCCCACACCCGGTATAACGGATGCGAGATCATACCCTGA
- a CDS encoding tetratricopeptide repeat protein, producing MDRENPAASIRFFLALLVVVAAVALPVPGTADASSDPAMHLRKGDDLLLRKLYHEALVEYETAVAGDPYNSIAWNKLGIAHMRTGRYGDAELAFEKAIALDPHYTEAWTNMGDSRAALGDHQKAIEAYDRALGINQRDMYALLRKGISLQETGDSTQAMAVYQEVIRLADWEMRKHPNYASFDAEIWTNKGEALSRLGRYEEAVDSFNTALEINPKLERAKSGKVRALDTILLARSNPDLVVPATVENTSQSIPTIVPVPAYSVIGALLGAGALMVGRRLQQKP from the coding sequence ATGGATAGAGAGAATCCTGCAGCATCGATCCGCTTTTTCCTGGCCCTCCTGGTCGTGGTGGCAGCAGTAGCCCTGCCTGTTCCGGGAACTGCGGACGCCTCTTCAGACCCGGCGATGCATCTCCGGAAGGGAGACGACCTCCTGCTCCGGAAGCTGTATCACGAAGCGCTGGTCGAGTATGAGACTGCGGTGGCAGGTGACCCCTACAACAGCATCGCCTGGAACAAGCTGGGGATAGCGCACATGCGCACGGGACGGTACGGGGATGCGGAGCTGGCGTTTGAAAAAGCGATTGCGCTTGATCCCCACTACACCGAAGCATGGACGAATATGGGCGATTCCCGTGCCGCGCTCGGGGATCACCAAAAAGCAATCGAGGCCTATGACCGTGCGCTTGGAATCAACCAGCGGGACATGTACGCACTCCTTCGTAAAGGGATTAGCCTCCAGGAGACAGGAGACTCAACCCAGGCCATGGCCGTCTACCAGGAAGTCATCAGGCTTGCGGACTGGGAGATGAGAAAACACCCGAACTACGCCTCCTTTGATGCAGAGATCTGGACAAATAAAGGGGAAGCACTCTCCCGGCTCGGACGGTACGAAGAAGCGGTGGATTCCTTCAATACGGCGCTCGAGATAAACCCAAAGCTCGAGCGTGCGAAGAGCGGAAAGGTAAGAGCACTGGACACCATACTGCTCGCACGCAGCAATCCCGACCTGGTGGTACCAGCGACTGTTGAGAACACCAGCCAGTCCATCCCGACAATCGTCCCCGTCCCGGCGTACTCTGTTATCGGGGCACTCCTCGGCGCCGGCGCTCTGATGGTTGGAAGGCGGCTGCAGCAAAAACCATAA
- a CDS encoding nucleotidyltransferase domain-containing protein yields MNKEGMGNPGKDGILYPWDFLLSYGSMFRKSSLIILLFLGRNYPTKYHVRDLARSLQYDVSLISKNLKQLEKLGMVSHEEVGNLVFYQSNMNNVLTRQMKICFTLLEIHRLIQNLHPITTTVILYGSCAKGEDTHRSDIDLYIETQDKEAVMTILNTHQKKIVREISPIVLTLDEMYALKRDDRSLYDQIHQGLILKGREHVV; encoded by the coding sequence ATGAATAAGGAGGGAATGGGGAATCCAGGGAAAGATGGGATACTGTATCCGTGGGATTTTCTTCTTTCGTATGGAAGCATGTTCCGGAAATCGTCATTGATCATACTCCTCTTCCTGGGGAGGAACTATCCGACCAAATACCACGTGCGGGATCTGGCCCGATCTCTCCAGTACGATGTCTCCCTTATCAGCAAAAATCTGAAACAATTGGAGAAGCTGGGGATGGTCTCCCATGAGGAAGTGGGAAACCTCGTTTTTTATCAATCCAACATGAACAATGTGCTGACCAGACAGATGAAAATCTGTTTTACCCTGCTAGAGATACACAGGCTGATCCAGAACCTCCATCCCATCACAACAACCGTCATTTTATACGGGAGTTGCGCCAAGGGCGAGGATACCCATCGGAGTGATATTGATCTCTATATTGAAACACAGGACAAGGAGGCAGTGATGACGATTCTCAACACCCATCAGAAAAAGATCGTCCGGGAGATCTCACCGATTGTCCTGACTCTGGATGAGATGTATGCCCTGAAGAGAGACGATAGAAGCCTCTACGATCAGATCCACCAGGGATTGATACTGAAAGGGAGAGAGCATGTCGTATAG
- a CDS encoding HEPN domain-containing protein, protein MSYRFTNCLNIHGLRTVPIDRLNIKKELQESRKDLESARKSLHEQDYKWTIIKAYYSMFHAGKSLILSAGYMEKSHDCLIIAVEELFANKGLLPPSTVTDFRNAKTARESADYGLTYGKDSAEGTVRDAESMHQLVSTYLSKQGFRIPSP, encoded by the coding sequence ATGTCGTATAGATTCACGAACTGCCTGAACATACATGGATTACGAACAGTTCCTATCGATCGGTTGAACATCAAAAAAGAGCTGCAGGAATCACGAAAGGATCTCGAGTCGGCAAGGAAATCCCTGCACGAACAGGATTATAAATGGACGATCATCAAGGCGTATTATTCCATGTTTCATGCCGGCAAATCGCTCATCCTAAGTGCGGGATACATGGAGAAGAGCCATGATTGCCTGATCATAGCCGTGGAGGAACTATTTGCAAATAAAGGTCTCCTGCCTCCATCAACGGTAACCGATTTCCGAAATGCAAAAACAGCCCGGGAATCGGCCGATTATGGCCTGACCTACGGGAAAGATTCCGCAGAGGGAACGGTCCGCGATGCGGAATCGATGCACCAACTCGTCAGTACATATCTTTCCAAACAGGGATTTCGTATTCCCTCCCCATAG
- the htpX gene encoding zinc metalloprotease HtpX, whose translation MKVWKRDWGLTWRIWLTMFLLFLVYLVFIAVLSMLGIGLPFLVLLVFVMAFIQYFFSDRLVLWSTRARVIAPEEYPELHRIVERCATEAGIPMPRVAIMQSQVPNAFATGRSPKHAVVAVTDSILRLLSLRELEAVLAHEISHIKNRDVLTLTIASFVAMIAALVMNNFLFAAMFNRRDSGSAWILAGIVAVVVYFVAQLLIMALSRYREFAADRGSAYITGHPRDLISALQKISGRMDYVPAREKQAVETANAFFIIPALSGSTLIELFSTHPPLEKRIAALEKVELEQKGLA comes from the coding sequence ATGAAGGTATGGAAACGTGATTGGGGTCTGACCTGGAGGATCTGGCTGACCATGTTCCTCCTGTTCCTGGTCTACCTCGTGTTCATTGCAGTACTCTCCATGCTCGGTATCGGCCTTCCATTCCTGGTGTTGCTGGTGTTCGTCATGGCGTTCATCCAGTATTTCTTCTCGGACAGGCTCGTCCTCTGGAGTACGAGGGCCCGGGTGATTGCCCCCGAGGAGTATCCCGAGCTGCACCGGATTGTCGAGAGGTGTGCCACCGAAGCCGGCATCCCCATGCCCCGGGTGGCGATCATGCAGTCCCAGGTGCCGAACGCCTTTGCCACCGGGAGGAGCCCGAAGCATGCCGTGGTTGCGGTTACCGATTCGATCCTGCGGCTGCTCTCTCTCCGCGAGCTCGAAGCGGTGCTCGCCCACGAGATATCGCATATCAAGAACCGCGATGTCCTGACCCTTACGATCGCAAGCTTCGTGGCCATGATCGCCGCGCTGGTGATGAACAACTTCCTCTTCGCAGCGATGTTCAACCGGAGGGACAGCGGGAGTGCATGGATCCTGGCAGGGATCGTGGCCGTTGTGGTCTACTTTGTCGCCCAGCTCCTGATCATGGCCCTTTCGCGGTACCGCGAGTTCGCGGCCGATCGCGGGAGTGCCTATATCACCGGTCATCCCCGTGACCTGATCTCGGCGTTGCAGAAGATCAGCGGGAGGATGGACTATGTTCCAGCCAGAGAAAAGCAGGCAGTGGAGACGGCGAATGCCTTCTTCATCATCCCGGCCCTCTCAGGATCGACCCTCATAGAGCTCTTCTCCACCCACCCCCCGCTCGAAAAAAGGATCGCGGCCCTCGAAAAAGTCGAGCTCGAACAAAAAGGGCTCGCATAA
- a CDS encoding thiazole biosynthesis protein — protein sequence MELDERIITRAILESQMRVLLDYTDVDVAVVGAGPSGLVAAAFIGECGLKVAVIEKKLSVGGGMWGGGMMFPRIVVQDGAKRLLDHFSIRSVPYGEGYWVASSVESVARLTAAACSAGAEFFNLVSVEDVMIRGGGRLSGLVINWTPVGMAGFHVDPLTIGCRFAIDATGHDAVVARLVEKKSGAVRVHGEGFMWADRAESGILGHTREIFPGLIVTGMAANAVSGEHRMGPVFGGMLLSGEHAASLVIRELGH from the coding sequence ATGGAGCTTGACGAACGGATAATCACCCGGGCGATCCTTGAATCCCAGATGCGGGTGCTCCTTGATTATACCGATGTCGATGTCGCGGTGGTGGGAGCCGGACCATCGGGCCTCGTAGCAGCGGCATTCATCGGAGAATGCGGGTTGAAGGTGGCGGTCATCGAGAAGAAGCTCTCGGTCGGCGGCGGGATGTGGGGGGGAGGCATGATGTTTCCCCGGATCGTGGTACAGGACGGGGCCAAGCGGCTGCTCGATCATTTCTCCATCCGATCCGTTCCCTACGGAGAGGGCTACTGGGTTGCATCGTCCGTGGAATCGGTTGCCCGGCTGACTGCCGCAGCCTGCAGCGCCGGGGCGGAGTTCTTCAACCTGGTGAGCGTCGAGGACGTCATGATCCGGGGGGGAGGCCGTCTCTCGGGCCTGGTGATCAACTGGACCCCGGTGGGGATGGCCGGGTTCCACGTGGACCCCCTGACCATCGGGTGCCGGTTTGCAATCGATGCAACCGGGCATGATGCGGTGGTCGCCCGCCTTGTGGAGAAGAAATCTGGCGCGGTGCGGGTACATGGGGAGGGGTTCATGTGGGCAGACCGCGCCGAATCTGGTATCCTTGGCCACACCCGGGAGATCTTCCCGGGACTCATCGTCACCGGCATGGCGGCCAATGCCGTGTCCGGCGAACACCGCATGGGCCCGGTGTTTGGCGGAATGCTCCTTTCCGGCGAACACGCCGCCTCCCTGGTCATCCGGGAACTTGGTCACTGA
- a CDS encoding DUF1917 domain-containing protein: protein MKEVSPDELADVAYGLLGVMLNADLQARGLYLFSLVEANSDFEPLFSSVFAKFSGEYPQLGDVLIRRFGSATVIYHSICEGEGVVPSRTTRMYWIVQDAPGVRPEAIEDELAGKWLIFLPPEEVDAAWIKVRDATCRNELGISAKVSTAKPNPDSRDNIKVIYVYTPDWRDEADVMRVRERLRELGFTDRLGYKRNIETFKGEYSQKGKRVTFYSA, encoded by the coding sequence ATGAAAGAGGTCAGTCCGGACGAGCTTGCCGATGTGGCCTACGGGCTCCTTGGGGTTATGCTCAATGCCGATCTCCAGGCCCGCGGATTGTATCTCTTTTCGCTTGTAGAGGCAAACAGCGACTTCGAACCTCTCTTCTCATCGGTATTTGCGAAATTTTCAGGCGAGTATCCCCAGCTTGGGGATGTTCTGATCCGGCGGTTTGGTTCTGCAACGGTGATATACCATTCGATCTGCGAGGGGGAGGGCGTGGTCCCGAGCAGGACCACCAGGATGTACTGGATCGTGCAGGATGCGCCTGGAGTCAGGCCAGAGGCTATCGAAGACGAACTGGCCGGAAAATGGTTGATATTCCTCCCTCCCGAAGAGGTCGACGCTGCCTGGATCAAAGTCCGGGACGCCACCTGCAGAAACGAGCTTGGGATCTCGGCCAAGGTGAGCACCGCAAAACCCAACCCCGATTCCCGCGACAACATCAAGGTCATCTACGTGTATACCCCGGATTGGCGTGACGAGGCAGATGTCATGCGGGTACGGGAGCGCCTGCGGGAACTTGGGTTTACCGATCGCCTCGGCTACAAGCGGAATATCGAGACCTTCAAAGGCGAATACAGCCAGAAGGGAAAAAGAGTGACCTTTTACAGTGCCTGA
- a CDS encoding 50S ribosomal protein L40e: MARFPEAESRLLNVKICMRCNARNAIRATSCRKCGYKNLRPKNREKKA, translated from the coding sequence ATGGCAAGGTTTCCTGAAGCCGAATCACGGCTCCTGAACGTGAAGATCTGCATGCGCTGCAACGCGCGGAATGCGATTCGCGCGACCAGCTGCCGCAAGTGCGGCTACAAGAATCTCCGGCCCAAGAACAGAGAGAAGAAGGCCTGA
- the rdgB gene encoding RdgB/HAM1 family non-canonical purine NTP pyrophosphatase — protein MKIAVVTSNPHKAAEVAAFFGPAATVEHIRMEIPEYRHDDVGEIARRKAEYAFSILQRPLVVDDTAFCIRALRGFPGPHAAYVLDTIGNQGILKLMEGVPDRHAWFETAIACATREGTTIFRGRIDGVIVAPRGRGGFGYDPIFECSNGRTLAELTLAEKSRVSHRARALAGMKTWLEEERSGFHA, from the coding sequence GTGAAGATCGCCGTGGTGACTTCAAACCCCCACAAAGCGGCGGAGGTAGCGGCATTCTTCGGCCCTGCAGCAACCGTGGAACACATCAGGATGGAGATCCCCGAGTACCGCCACGATGATGTGGGAGAGATTGCACGCCGGAAAGCGGAATACGCATTCAGCATCCTCCAGCGGCCCCTGGTTGTTGACGACACGGCGTTCTGCATCCGTGCGCTGCGGGGGTTTCCCGGGCCGCATGCGGCATATGTCCTTGACACCATCGGAAACCAGGGTATCCTCAAGCTCATGGAAGGAGTCCCTGACCGCCACGCCTGGTTTGAGACGGCAATCGCCTGCGCGACCCGGGAAGGAACAACCATATTCAGGGGGAGGATTGACGGGGTCATAGTTGCACCCCGGGGGAGGGGCGGGTTTGGCTACGACCCCATCTTCGAGTGCAGCAACGGCAGGACCCTCGCCGAGCTCACCCTGGCGGAGAAGAGCCGGGTCTCCCACCGGGCCCGGGCGCTCGCCGGCATGAAAACCTGGCTGGAAGAGGAAAGGTCCGGGTTTCATGCATAA
- a CDS encoding bifunctional N(6)-L-threonylcarbamoyladenine synthase/serine/threonine protein kinase codes for MPGFGQILGIEGTAWNLSAAVFDTDLVSLFSKPYSPPAGGIHPREAAQHHAQEMKGVISRVLTDPGSITGVAFSQGPGLGPCLRTVATAARSLSIALGVPLVGVNHCVAHIEIGRFATGCHDPIVLYASGANTQVIGYLNRRYRIFGETLDIGIGNALDKYARSMGLPHPGGPAIEELARGGAYIHLPYTVKGMDLAFSGLVSAARESAAAIADVCYSLQETAFAMCVEVTERALAHTGKDEVLLVGGVGANRRIQEMLATMCEDRGATLFVPENRYLGDNGAMIAYTGKIMLESGSPLPLERSQVNPSFRPDQVEVTWRDDDPSLKTGRESLYEMTRAMGAEAVVTLGPETVRKHRVSKRYRKKELDSRLIAERTRAEARLIAMARKSGVPTPVIRDVTADTLVMERIYGNLLRDDLSAGSLREAGRTVGRLHAAGIVHGDLTTSNMVLRDGAVVLIDFGLAMVSSELESRGVDIHVLFQTLESTTDRSPVLKEAFSEGYEAVFNGAREVLSREQEIERRGRYL; via the coding sequence ATGCCTGGTTTTGGGCAGATTCTTGGTATTGAGGGGACAGCATGGAACCTCAGCGCTGCTGTTTTTGATACCGATCTCGTCTCGCTCTTTTCAAAACCCTACTCCCCACCCGCCGGTGGCATCCATCCCCGGGAGGCCGCCCAGCACCATGCCCAGGAGATGAAAGGAGTCATCTCCCGGGTGCTCACCGATCCCGGCAGCATCACCGGCGTGGCCTTCTCGCAGGGACCCGGGCTCGGCCCCTGCCTGAGAACGGTGGCGACCGCCGCCCGGTCCCTGTCCATTGCCCTGGGTGTCCCCCTGGTGGGGGTCAACCACTGTGTCGCCCACATCGAGATCGGGAGATTCGCCACCGGGTGCCACGACCCCATCGTCCTCTACGCGAGCGGGGCCAATACCCAGGTGATAGGCTACCTGAACCGGCGCTACCGCATCTTCGGGGAGACGCTTGATATCGGCATCGGGAATGCGCTTGACAAGTATGCCCGGAGCATGGGCCTCCCGCACCCCGGGGGACCGGCAATAGAGGAGCTTGCCCGCGGCGGGGCATATATCCACCTCCCCTACACGGTGAAAGGGATGGATCTGGCCTTCTCAGGGCTGGTGAGTGCCGCCCGGGAGAGCGCGGCCGCGATTGCTGATGTCTGCTACAGCCTCCAGGAAACAGCGTTTGCCATGTGCGTGGAGGTGACGGAGCGGGCACTGGCCCATACCGGCAAGGACGAGGTGCTGCTCGTAGGCGGGGTCGGAGCGAACCGGCGTATCCAGGAGATGCTGGCCACGATGTGCGAAGACCGGGGGGCCACCCTCTTCGTCCCCGAGAACCGGTATCTTGGCGACAATGGGGCGATGATCGCCTACACCGGAAAGATCATGCTGGAGAGCGGCAGCCCGCTCCCCCTTGAACGGTCACAGGTAAACCCATCGTTCCGGCCAGACCAGGTGGAGGTTACCTGGCGGGATGACGACCCGTCCCTGAAGACCGGGCGGGAGTCGCTATACGAGATGACCCGCGCAATGGGGGCCGAAGCCGTGGTCACCCTTGGCCCGGAAACGGTCAGGAAACATCGCGTCAGCAAGAGATACCGGAAGAAAGAGCTCGATTCACGCCTGATCGCCGAACGCACGCGGGCGGAAGCACGGCTCATTGCCATGGCCCGGAAGTCCGGGGTCCCGACCCCTGTCATCCGCGATGTCACCGCAGACACCCTGGTGATGGAGCGGATTTACGGGAACCTGCTCCGCGATGACCTCTCCGCAGGATCTCTCAGGGAGGCCGGACGAACGGTCGGACGGCTCCACGCAGCAGGGATCGTGCACGGGGATCTCACCACCAGCAACATGGTCCTGCGTGACGGAGCGGTCGTCCTGATCGATTTCGGTCTGGCCATGGTCTCCTCAGAACTGGAATCCCGCGGTGTGGATATCCACGTCCTGTTCCAGACCCTCGAAAGCACGACCGATCGGTCCCCGGTGTTGAAGGAGGCCTTCAGCGAGGGGTACGAGGCGGTCTTCAATGGCGCCCGTGAGGTACTTTCCCGGGAGCAGGAGATCGAGCGACGGGGGCGATATCTGTGA
- a CDS encoding 30S ribosomal protein S27ae: MAAKKARSAAPRRASCYRVEGGKATLARKYCPRCGPGVIMAEHKDRTACGKCGYTEFRK, encoded by the coding sequence ATGGCGGCAAAGAAGGCCAGGAGCGCAGCTCCCCGGCGGGCATCCTGCTACAGGGTCGAGGGCGGAAAGGCGACGCTGGCAAGGAAGTACTGTCCCCGCTGCGGACCCGGCGTGATCATGGCCGAGCACAAGGACCGGACCGCGTGCGGGAAGTGCGGGTATACCGAGTTCAGGAAATAG
- a CDS encoding 30S ribosomal protein S24e yields the protein MEFEVTRDSRNELLSRREVDFSLRFDGATPSRKQVAGKLAASLNVNEKLLVLDSLKTMFGKTELSGRARVYDTEEQKKKTERAFLMTRGVPKPREESA from the coding sequence ATGGAATTTGAGGTTACCAGGGATTCGAGGAATGAACTCCTCTCCAGGCGGGAAGTGGACTTTTCCCTCCGCTTTGATGGTGCGACACCGTCAAGAAAACAGGTTGCCGGGAAACTTGCCGCATCGCTGAACGTAAACGAGAAACTGCTGGTGCTCGACTCGCTGAAGACCATGTTTGGAAAGACCGAGCTCTCTGGCAGGGCCCGGGTGTATGACACCGAAGAGCAGAAGAAAAAGACCGAACGGGCATTCCTGATGACCAGGGGTGTGCCCAAGCCAAGGGAGGAAAGTGCCTGA
- a CDS encoding GTP-dependent dephospho-CoA kinase family protein, producing MFRLPPGKRHFFKIPFGTLYADCEDVLPLIEKKTVYTVGDVVTWHLVRRGVVPRIAIIDGHTMRSPFNRSPAVFQKKLHARNPPGTITRELMDVLDQAVRGPGVLVLVDGEEDLAVIPLVIAAPDGALILYGQPGEGVVLCEVTPAAKEKARTMLSHFVDEGGDVFE from the coding sequence ATGTTCAGGCTCCCCCCGGGAAAACGCCATTTTTTCAAGATCCCGTTTGGCACGCTCTACGCCGACTGCGAGGACGTCCTTCCCCTCATTGAGAAAAAAACCGTGTACACGGTGGGGGATGTCGTCACCTGGCACCTGGTCCGGCGGGGAGTGGTCCCCAGGATCGCCATCATCGACGGCCACACGATGCGCTCGCCGTTCAACCGGTCACCGGCGGTCTTTCAAAAAAAGCTCCATGCACGCAACCCGCCCGGGACGATCACCAGGGAGCTCATGGACGTGCTCGATCAGGCAGTACGGGGCCCCGGGGTGCTGGTCCTCGTTGACGGGGAGGAAGACCTTGCCGTCATCCCGCTGGTCATCGCCGCCCCGGACGGTGCCCTGATCCTGTACGGACAGCCGGGCGAGGGGGTCGTCCTCTGCGAGGTGACCCCTGCCGCAAAGGAGAAGGCGAGGACAATGCTCTCGCATTTCGTTGATGAGGGCGGTGACGTTTTTGAATGA
- a CDS encoding DNA-directed RNA polymerase, subunit E'' codes for MAAVKRKLVKVCRDCHRVVEGESCAVCGSGNLSTDWTGYLVIIDPRRSEIAHKMNITLPGRYALKVR; via the coding sequence GTGGCGGCCGTTAAAAGGAAACTGGTAAAGGTGTGCAGGGATTGCCACCGGGTGGTGGAGGGAGAGAGCTGTGCGGTCTGCGGAAGCGGCAACCTCTCCACCGACTGGACAGGATACCTGGTGATCATCGATCCCCGGAGGTCCGAGATCGCACACAAAATGAATATCACGCTCCCCGGGAGATATGCGCTGAAGGTCCGCTGA
- a CDS encoding DNA-directed RNA polymerase — MYYRMKLADKVRVPPRRLGEELEKVILDVLQEQLEGSIDKEIGIFIAVTRVLDIGDGEIVPGDGAVYYDVEFEAVVLRLILQEVVEGLVVETTSFGAFVSLGPIDAMLHVSQISDEYINYDEKNSRLICQESKRFIAVGEGIRARVVTLSLNEREPRDSKIGLTMRQSGLGTSRWLEEDMAKEKEKGGERGGR; from the coding sequence ATGTATTACCGGATGAAACTGGCAGACAAGGTGAGGGTGCCTCCTCGCCGGCTTGGAGAAGAGCTTGAGAAGGTTATCCTCGATGTCCTCCAGGAGCAGCTTGAAGGAAGCATTGACAAGGAGATCGGCATCTTCATCGCCGTCACCCGGGTGCTCGACATCGGCGATGGAGAGATCGTTCCCGGGGACGGGGCGGTCTACTACGATGTAGAGTTCGAGGCCGTCGTTCTCCGGCTCATCCTGCAGGAGGTCGTGGAGGGGCTGGTCGTGGAGACGACGAGCTTTGGGGCGTTCGTGAGCCTCGGGCCGATCGATGCCATGCTCCACGTGAGCCAGATCTCTGATGAGTATATCAACTACGACGAGAAGAACTCCCGGCTGATCTGCCAGGAGTCGAAGCGGTTCATCGCCGTCGGTGAGGGGATACGTGCCCGGGTGGTCACCCTCTCCCTGAACGAGCGCGAGCCCCGGGACAGCAAGATCGGCCTGACCATGCGACAGTCCGGGCTCGGCACCAGCCGCTGGCTCGAAGAAGACATGGCAAAGGAGAAGGAAAAGGGTGGTGAGCGTGGCGGCCGTTAA